The Aedes albopictus strain Foshan chromosome 1, AalbF5, whole genome shotgun sequence genomic interval GAAAACATATATGCAAAGCAACAAGTCTTCAGAATCCCCGGGGTCAACTTCTTCGAATCGTAACGGTCAAACAAAGCAAATAACTACGCTGTTCGTTTATTTGATATCGATTATAAAACATGTGAGGCCTTCAGCCTTTCAAATTGATCCGGGAACATAAAATCAAAATTGATAGACCCACCAGCTGCCAAACTCACGGTTGTTTCAATTCTCTGATTATTCAGTGATCCGATAACTCCAGGCTCCTCCGTAACCTCCGGCTCCTCCGCCCCACCCCAAACAACCTTCTCGATCCAGTCCAAATAGTACGATATCCGTACGTACCCATCCACCCACGGTTTATGCTTGGGCCAGTCCGGGttcaaaatggcaaaatccaacAGTCCGACCACGGTGGACATGCACGTTCGCCAGTTCATCGACTGCAGAGGCGATCCGAGCACTCCGCCCAAACCGATCCGCAACGGATCGGTATTGATGACGCACATGTCCCCCGGTCTGGTGACGTTCACGTGCTCCAGGTCGAATATCTTAAGGCACCGCCGTTCCGTGATGACCTCGTTGTCGTCCGATTCGAAAATCTGGCGGGCACCTAGAAAAGCAGTAGGTAGATCGATCATTTCATGTCATCGGGTGTTCAACCTTCCAAGTTCACTCGCCTGTGGTCCGGTTGAACCCGATTCCGGTATGCACCAGCGTGTCGTACAGATTCTCCGTCCAATTGCTGGCCAAACAGGCCGGTACCACGTTGCTGGCAAGTCGCACGGGGTTTTTCATGCGGACCAGCGCCAAGTCGTGAATCTTGGGACTCTGGACGTACTCCGGGTGGCACGTGACTTCCGCGATATCCACGCTACCGTATCCGTCGATCAGCACCTGAGCCACTGTACTGAAACTGAGAAACTTGTTCAGTGCGGGAGTCGGGCGGACAAGCTGTTCGGAGATACCGTGTACAAAGACATGTTGTCATGGCGTAGTTCTCACTAATCAGGGCACCGTTACACTTCGACAGTCTTCGATCCGCGTCTTTCGTGTAGGAAATGAGGATCTAAGGGAAGTCTTCGTTAGCTACGGAAAAGATTTTCAATTTTGTGTTAACCTTACTGAATGAGGATGTCTGGAATTGGTGCAATCTCCTGATTTCCGCTTGAAAGCAAATTCCCGGAATCTGTCACATTCTGAAATACGGAATCAACAGTAGTTCAAAAGTCCTTGATCATCGATCGAACCAACCCGGTACCTGTTTCACTGATTCGCTTAGGTCCTCGATCTGCTTGAGGGTCATCCTCAGCCAAGACCCACTGAATCCAGGTCAAAAATCGTTGAACATTGGCGAATACCGCATACTTGGAAGTATCCACCAGCTTCGTTACCGAATCCACCTTGGCAAAGGAAACAACGCCCCTCAAAACCCATTGGTCACCGTCGTAAAAGTACATTCCACCTCCGCTGTCACCCGGCCCCGGGCTGGTCCCTACAACGAATCCACAAATTTAGCTTCCCATACCTAAGGTCCCAACTTTAAATCACCATTCAAATCTCCAGCGCAGAACACCGTCTCGTTAACCATATTCCCGAACAGTACCGGATCGTTCCTCGTACAGTCCAAGTAGCTCACCACCTCTAGCGACGCGGTCCACAGGACATCCGAAACGTTCCCCGTCTCCGTAACACCCCATCCGGTAAGCCACCCTCGGTGACCTTCCAGATTCCTCAGGTCCCGATCGACCTTCCGATCGATGCAGATCGGTATGACGTAGTCCGTGTAGGCGACGGCCAGTCGCATCACCAACAACGCCACGTCATTCCGTAGCGTAGAGTACTCCGGGTGTACGTGCAACTTGACAACGTCCCGAACCTGCACGTTCTCCGTAACCTCAGACAAGTTATGCTGCCCTAGGTGCAACTCGAATATCCCCACCGGCAGTGGAGACTTCGTTTTCCGGTTGATGGTGCAGTGAGCTGCCGTCAAGACATGCTTGTAGCTTAGCAAGCTTCCTCCGCATTGGTATTTGAGACTATCCTGCGGCTGTTTGTAGAAAATGGCCACATGCCATGGCCACTGGCCTTCCTCGACCTTCCAACCGCGGTACAGTAGCGGAACGAATCCGTGCTTTCTGGTTCCGCATTGATAGGACGCGGAGATTAGGCACAACTGGAGCACCAGCAGAACGGCCAAGATTGGCAATCGAGAAAGAAAACTCATTTTGCGTACTGCTGTCTAGCTTGAGAAACCTTATCGCGACGGAGAGAGAAGTGCAACTGCAACGCTCTGAACTGAAACCGGTTTGTTTTGGAACAACAGACTGGAATGGGGATTACCTCGATGATTACGTTTGATAATCTACTGTCTGCTAGAAATGTTTTCAACCATTATCTTACGCAATGATTTATTTCTTGGGCAGGACCGATGAGAGATTTGCGCCTTCAAAGCACAGCGGAATAAACTCGAGAGTATAAACTTCAAAtgctttttcaaattatttcatAAAATATCTATCTAAATATCTGGGATAATCCAAAGATCTTCTCTGGACATCTCCAAAGGTCTTCCCTGAACGTCTCTAAAGGTCTCTGCTGGATGTATCCAGAAGTCTTCTCTGAACGTTTCCAGTAGTTTACAGAATACATATCCACAGGTCTCCTCTCAACTAATTCAGAGGTCTTCTCTGCACGTTTTCAGAGGTCTCTTTTGGACGTACCCGGAGATCTTCTGTGAACGTATTCAAAGGTCCTGGACGTTTTCGAAAGTATTTTTTCAGCATATCCAGAGGTCTCAATTGGACGT includes:
- the LOC109400959 gene encoding polyserase-2 encodes the protein MSFLSRLPILAVLLVLQLCLISASYQCGTRKHGFVPLLYRGWKVEEGQWPWHVAIFYKQPQDSLKYQCGGSLLSYKHVLTAAHCTINRKTKSPLPVGIFELHLGQHNLSEVTENVQVRDVVKLHVHPEYSTLRNDVALLVMRLAVAYTDYVIPICIDRKVDRDLRNLEGHRGWLTGWGVTETGNVSDVLWTASLEVVSYLDCTRNDPVLFGNMVNETVFCAGDLNGTSPGPGDSGGGMYFYDGDQWVLRGVVSFAKVDSVTKLVDTSKYAVFANVQRFLTWIQWVLAEDDPQADRGPKRISETECDRFREFAFKRKSGDCTNSRHPHSILISYTKDADRRLSKCNGALISENYAMTTCLCTRFSTVAQVLIDGYGSVDIAEVTCHPEYVQSPKIHDLALVRMKNPVRLASNVVPACLASNWTENLYDTLVHTGIGFNRTTGARQIFESDDNEVITERRCLKIFDLEHVNVTRPGDMCVINTDPLRIGLGGVLGSPLQSMNWRTCMSTVVGLLDFAILNPDWPKHKPWVDGYVRISYYLDWIEKVVWGGAEEPEVTEEPGVIGSLNNQRIETTVSLAAGGSINFDFMFPDQFERLKASHVL